DNA from Brassica napus cultivar Da-Ae chromosome C4, Da-Ae, whole genome shotgun sequence:
TCTTGAAATACAAGTAACCTCCTTCACTCAACGACCTTCACACCAGAGACATAAACCCTGCTCTGAACCACACTTCCACCAATCCAAAACCCAGGCATCACCATAAGCCCAACTCTTGGGCTCTCCCCCTTCTCATCCACAACTATATTCTTCAAAACACTCTCCATGTACGAGTCAGAGAACTCACTACCCTTCTTCACTTGGAAGATCTTTGCAGCCGGATCAAAAGAGTAAGCCAGCCTGTGCAAGATCCACACCGACTTGGCAAGCTTCAAGAACGCCTGGTAAAACCCTGTCCTCGGGTGTCCGCCTCCCGCCACGTAGTCACGCTGGTCCAGGTTCCCGAAGAAAGAAGCTTCCATCTTCGGGTGGATCAATACGAGGTACTTCCCCCTGCAGAACTTGCCAAAGTTGGAATCCGGGTTTGCACACAGAGCGTCTAGTGGATCCATGTCCTTTAGAGAAAGAAACTGACGGAAGAACGTCTCAGTGTCGTCGTCGTCATCGTCATCATCCATTGTTGCAGTCCTCTCAGAGTCTAATGAGAAAGTTCTCTGCTGAAACCCACTGAACATCCTCTGGCATATGTACGACTCAAACGCGTACTTCTTGTGAGGCCTCTTGGCGTAATCAACACCATGCTCGATGGACTCAGCCGCAGAGTCAAGATCCCACCCCGCCGCTTTCATCATATTGATCATCGGCTTGGAGAAGTCATGAACCGCTTTGGCAGCAGCTTCGTAATTAGACATGAAGAGCTCAACGGTCAAGTCAGGAAACTCcataccaccaccaccaccaccatctccCATTCCCCTTAACTTGAGATTCTTCTCAAGCTTAAGACGCTTCTGATTCGCTTCCTCgatcttctccatcatctgctTGATCTCGGAGTCCTTGTTCTGAATCTCGGACTGGAACTTCTTCACCATGACCTCGTAAGTCTTCAGCAGACTCTGCTGCTCTTGGATCTCCGCGGCTAAACGAGAGTCTTGCGGAGAGACGCAGACAGGCTTGGGGTTGTTCTCTCTGTAGAGGTGTTTGAGTTCGGAGAGGCTCTTGAGCTCGGAGATGACGACCTTGTCTGCTTCTTGGATCTTGTCGGGGTCGTAAGGAGTGTGAGCGGATTGGAGCTGGATGTAAGCGGATTTTAAGGAGGAGATGTTGCCGAAGAGGTTGGAGATGAGAGCTTCCATAGCTTCAGGGTTTTGGTTGATAGATTGTTGTTGTTCCATTGGTTGTGGATGAACCttctggttgttgttgttgttgttgagttGGGTTTCTTTCAACCCACTAGGTTGCATActtgaaataaaaattgaatcttTTTAATCAAACAAAACTAGTCTCTCCTGCAAgaataaaaaagtttatttatttttcttaatttcaaTCTCAGAATCTCAGACAAAACCAATCTAAATCTTGTCTAGATCTCGAAGTGAATCTGAATCTTGTAGAcatcaaaccctaaaaattaCTTTTTCAGACAATAAAAAGTTTCGCGTTGAATACACTTACAATCAGCTTTCACGCCAAGTAGGTGGAGGAGGAAGACGTAACATCAAGCTCTAAGGACGGATCCTTCGCCGGAGATTTAGCCGGAGGTGAAGGAGATACAGAGAGAAAGGAATGATGCTTTTGTAGGAAATGAAGGAAAACGAAATGGTAAAGAGCTCAACTTGCTCGAGCCTAAACCGAACCTCTCggttatttaattatttcggTTGAGAACATATATACCGGATTAGCGGTTTGATCCAATGTCTTGGATTAAACCGGATTGGGCACTTTTATTTCATCTACTTCTCCGCATTGCGTCTCTTTCTCAGTGTCTCGGTGGGTGAAATGGTTCGGCTGTTTCATACactctctccggcgatttcccgaTTGAATTTCATCCACCCTAGAATCTTTCTAGCGGCGTCTCCTTCAATTAGATTACAGAGAAACCATGTCCATAATAAGCTTAAACCCAAAATCTCTCCTTCCTCTTCATCCAAATTCCAGAGGACGCGTGCTTATTCTACAACAACTAGAGTTTCCTCACTAACCAAAAGAGAAAGTTGGAAACTTGATGATGATGGTTTGGTTGTTCTAGGCATTGAAACGAGCTGCGACGACACTGCCGCTGCTGTCGTAAGCCCATTTggtctctgtttctctctttgtttggGAACTTTTAAGTTCACTATTATTgaagtgttttgattttttaggTGAGAGGGAACGGTGAGATTCTTAGTCAAGTCATTTCTTCTCAGGTAAAAATTCCCTCTTCGCTTAGTGTTAAAAGAGTTATGTTTCTCATGAGATGCTAGAATTTGATGTTTACAAGTCTCAACTATGATCAACTACAAGACACAGTTTTGTCTGACACTTTCTATGGATAAAAAACCTTCCCTTAATATAGAGTTTGTCAAGTTTTCACCTGTTCTGATCTCTGAATCGGCAAACATTTAAAGGCAGAACTGCTCGCTCAATATGGAGGCGTGGCTCCCAAACAAGCTGAAGAAGCACACTCTCGGGTTATTGATAAGGTAGTAATACTATATTAGACTCTTTTCTCTTTGCAAACCATAGGTTTCGTTTTcttgagctttttttttgtgaagaaaCATGTGTATTCATCGGTTTCAGGTTGTGCAAGACGCACTCGATAGAGCCAATTTGACAGAGAAGGATCTCTCTGCTGTCGCTGTTACCATTGGACCTGGTTTGGGCCTCTGTCTACGCGGTAAGTTGCAGAAAAAGAAAG
Protein-coding regions in this window:
- the LOC106396354 gene encoding protein GRAVITROPIC IN THE LIGHT 1; this encodes MQPSGLKETQLNNNNNNQKVHPQPMEQQQSINQNPEAMEALISNLFGNISSLKSAYIQLQSAHTPYDPDKIQEADKVVISELKSLSELKHLYRENNPKPVCVSPQDSRLAAEIQEQQSLLKTYEVMVKKFQSEIQNKDSEIKQMMEKIEEANQKRLKLEKNLKLRGMGDGGGGGGMEFPDLTVELFMSNYEAAAKAVHDFSKPMINMMKAAGWDLDSAAESIEHGVDYAKRPHKKYAFESYICQRMFSGFQQRTFSLDSERTATMDDDDDDDDTETFFRQFLSLKDMDPLDALCANPDSNFGKFCRGKYLVLIHPKMEASFFGNLDQRDYVAGGGHPRTGFYQAFLKLAKSVWILHRLAYSFDPAAKIFQVKKGSEFSDSYMESVLKNIVVDEKGESPRVGLMVMPGFWIGGSVVQSRVYVSGVKVVE